The Sphingomonas alpina genome has a segment encoding these proteins:
- a CDS encoding dihydrofolate reductase produces MISFHLARADNGVIGRDGKLPWHLPADLRRFKAQTMGKPMVMGRKTFESFPSPLPGRRHIVLTRDREWTAPGAEVAHTPDEALALAGDGDISVIGGAEIFALLLDRADRIELTEVHLAPEGDAVVAAFMGWNEIAREDHPAEAERPAYSFVTLARK; encoded by the coding sequence TTGATCAGCTTCCATCTCGCCCGTGCCGACAATGGCGTGATCGGCCGCGACGGCAAACTGCCCTGGCATCTCCCCGCCGATCTCAGGCGCTTCAAGGCGCAGACCATGGGCAAGCCGATGGTGATGGGGCGCAAGACGTTCGAGAGCTTTCCGAGCCCGCTGCCTGGGCGACGGCACATCGTGCTGACCCGCGACCGAGAGTGGACGGCACCGGGTGCGGAGGTTGCGCATACCCCCGACGAAGCGCTGGCCCTGGCGGGCGATGGCGACATTTCCGTAATCGGCGGGGCTGAGATATTCGCGCTGCTGCTCGACCGCGCCGACCGGATCGAGCTGACCGAAGTGCATCTCGCGCCCGAAGGTGATGCGGTAGTGGCGGCATTTATGGGCTGGAACGAGATCGCGCGCGAAGATCATCCAGCCGAAGCTGAGCGTCCGGCCTATAGCTTCGTGACCTTGGCGCGTAAGTAA
- a CDS encoding thymidylate synthase, with the protein MQPYLALMQRVLDHGAEQMDRTGTGTLSVFGHQMRFDLAQGFPVLTTKKLHLRSIIVELLWFLRGDTNVQWLRDRKVSIWDEWADENGDLGPVYGKQWRDWEAADGRHIDQIAELIALIKRDPGSRRQIVTAWNPGDLHAMALSPCHCLVQTYVANGKLSLQLYQRSADIFLGVPFNIASYALLTHMLAQQCGLEVGEFIWTGGDCHLYSNHLEQAREQLSRTPGPLPRLEILRKPDAIDGYEYEDFALTGYAAQAHIKAPVAV; encoded by the coding sequence ATGCAGCCCTATCTCGCCCTGATGCAGCGCGTGCTTGATCATGGCGCGGAGCAGATGGACCGCACAGGCACCGGTACGCTCAGTGTGTTCGGGCACCAGATGCGTTTCGATCTCGCGCAGGGCTTTCCGGTGTTGACCACCAAGAAGCTGCATCTGCGCTCGATCATCGTCGAGCTGCTCTGGTTCCTGCGCGGCGACACCAACGTTCAATGGCTGCGCGATCGCAAGGTCAGCATCTGGGACGAATGGGCCGATGAGAATGGCGATCTCGGCCCGGTCTATGGCAAGCAGTGGCGCGACTGGGAGGCGGCCGATGGCCGCCATATCGACCAGATCGCCGAGCTGATCGCGCTGATCAAGCGCGACCCCGGGTCGCGCCGCCAGATCGTCACCGCCTGGAACCCCGGCGACCTGCATGCGATGGCGCTGAGCCCGTGCCATTGCCTGGTTCAGACCTATGTCGCGAATGGCAAGCTGTCGCTGCAGCTCTATCAGCGCAGCGCGGACATCTTTCTCGGCGTGCCGTTCAACATCGCCAGCTATGCGCTGCTGACCCATATGCTGGCGCAGCAATGCGGGCTTGAGGTTGGCGAATTCATCTGGACCGGTGGCGATTGCCATCTTTATTCCAACCATCTGGAACAGGCGCGCGAACAATTGTCACGCACGCCGGGGCCGCTGCCCAGGCTCGAAATCCTTCGCAAGCCCGACGCGATCGACGGCTATGAATATGAGGATTTCGCGCTGACCGGCTATGCAGCGCAAGCGCATATCAAGGCGCCGGTGGCGGTTTGA